In Porites lutea chromosome 9, jaPorLute2.1, whole genome shotgun sequence, a single window of DNA contains:
- the LOC140947639 gene encoding metalloproteinase inhibitor 3-like gives MPLLMYATLILSTLATCNACSCQPGHPQENFCDAHFVIRAKVLSQEVVPGEYYDKRVYNLRILKTYKGAVGLNQTKDIRPHGSKQRSLFTKAYTSVGEKECGIKLANDTVYLLTGTISGQKLRIGKCKWVQRWADVTPRQRMGIRRFYGDNCDCQISPCYAESCKKLQGCRKSGNFYCSDCEWRHSYCLVNAEKSACAWRETEEYNKCMNELVIP, from the exons ATGCCGCTACTAATGTACGCCACGCTGATCCTGAGTACTTTGGCTACTTGCAACGCGTGTTCATGCCAGCCAGGTCATCcccaagaaaatttttgtgatgCGCATTTTG TGATTCGCGCCAAAGTATTGTCCCAGGAAGTGGTACCAGGGGAGTACTATGACAAACGTGTCTACAATCTAAGGATCCTAAAAACGTATAAAGGAGCAGTTGgcctgaatcaaacaaaggaCATTCGCCCTCATGGATCCAAGCAACGTAGCTTGTTTACCAAGGCTTACACTTCTGTTGGCGAAAAAGAGTGTGGGATTAAGCTGGCAAACGACACTGTCTACCTGTTGACCGGTACCATTTCGGGACAAAAACTCCGGATTGGTAAGTGCAAGTGGGTCCAAAGATGGGCTGATGTCACCCCTCGGCAGCGTATGGGAATACGACGCTTTTATGGTGATAATTGCGACTGTCAGATCTCACCGTGTTACGCAGAAAGCTGTAAGAAGCTACAGGGATGTCGCAAGTCAGGCAATTTCTATTGCAGTGACTGTGAATGGAGACATTCCTATTGTCTAGTAAACGCCGAAAAAAGCGCATGCGCATGGCGTGAAACAGAAGAGTACAACAAATGCATGAATGAATTAGTTATCCCTTAG
- the LOC140947637 gene encoding uncharacterized protein → MIPRRFLLFVAAAFVLQFQMYAQLRMMLIILSLAQFQLEGRAFLRLFEIRRRRRNRRGHPYFWVLPRPADSWFDIHYNDPRIPDEYFRKQLRMRRATFRLLLDVLRPYITRQNTRFRRCIEPEKVLAIGLTRLAHGGTYVSIGPGFNVGTTTVIEAVEDVVTGLVSIKHDYIKFPETEAQVVETRETFEELSDLPNVAGAIDCTHVTIKAPTDSRVDYFSRFQRYDIIVQAVADGKKRFLDVAAGFPGSLHDARVLRNSRLYRRCENQELLTGPTMNVLGREIGPYLVADSAYFLAPWLQKVYPEGTQDPDEIAFNEELSSARVSVECAFGILKSRWRILTKQIESGVSSVSDTVVACAVLHNFCINAGDEWEWDDGDDDGGNDNDVNVLRDGDDIRELLKEYIAM, encoded by the coding sequence ATGATCCCAAGACGTTTTCTGCTTTTTGTAGCTGCAGCATTTGTCCTACAATTTCAGATGTACGCTCAGCTGAGGATGATGCTGATAATTTTGTCTCTTGCTCAATTTCAACTAGAGGGGAGAGCTTTTCTGAGATTGTTCGAGATTCGAAGGCGAAGACGAAATCGGCGTGGACATCCGTACTTTTGGGTTCTCCCTCGACCCGCCGATTCATGGTTTGATATTCATTATAATGACCCAAGAATCCCAGACGAATATTTCAGGAAACAGCTTCGAATGAGAAGAGCTACTTTTCGTTTGCTTTTGGATGTCCTTCGCCCATACATCACAAGACAAAACACTCGTTTTAGAAGGTGTATTGAGCCAGAAAAGGTATTGGCAATTGGGCTCACGCGCTTAGCTCATGGAGGAACATACGTTTCGATTGGGCCTGGTTTTAACGTTGGGACAACGACAGTAATCGAGGCCGTCGAAGACGTCGTTACAGGACTGGTTTCTATAAAACATGATTATATCAAATTCCCTGAAACTGAAGCTCAAGTTGTTGAAACGAGGGAAACTTTCGAAGAGCTTTCTGATCTTCCAAATGTGGCTGGTGCAATTGATTGCACACATGTCACGATCAAAGCCCCTACTGACAGCAGAGTCGACTACTTCAGTCGATTCCAGCGCTACGATATAATCGTCCAAGCCGTGGCTGATGGCAAGAAAAGATTCCTAGATGTAGCAGCTGGCTTTCCAGGATCCCTGCACGATGCACGCGTGTTACGGAACAGTCGCCTTTACAGACGATGCGAGAACCAAGAATTATTGACTGGTCCTACTATGAATGTTCTCGGCCGAGAGATTGGTCCATATTTGGTGGCCGATAGCGCTTATTTTTTGGCTCCCTGGTTACAAAAAGTTTACCCTGAAGGAACGCAAGATCCCGACGAAATTGCATTTAATGAGGAACTTTCCTCGGCCAGAGTTTCCGTGGAGTGCGCCTTTGGAATTCTGAAAAGTCGTTGGCGTATTTTGACAAAGCAAATCGAAAGCGGGGTTAGTTCTGTGAGTGATACAGTTGTAGCATGtgctgttttacacaatttctGCATTAATGCCGGCGATGAATGGGAATGGGATGATGGCGACGACGACGGAGGAAATGATAATGATGTAAATGTTTTGAGGGATGGCGACGATATCAGAGAACTACTAAAAGAGTACATTGCCATgtga
- the LOC140947282 gene encoding metalloproteinase inhibitor 3-like: MSLILLALLLMSVGDCVYGKSQPVTRYMKHPQEQFCSADFVVHAKVLPKNHSEDGGKHKIRVYDLKILEIYKGEDLLENQTKNVEGNSSGKTNLTVEVYVDRKVLRSDAKTEYLLSGLIKNGKFHMNEGSWIEEWTNVTPAYKLGISGIYGQNCECHITPCFGRPGCNRPLKGCDVTPQWLGYFYRGCEWLHSQCLKNRERNECYWSKTADYIDCIDQLP, translated from the exons ATGTCTTTGATTCTTTTGGCTCTACTGCTGATGAGCGTTGGAGATTGTGTGTACGGTAAAAGCCAACCAGTCACTCGTTACATGAAGCATCCTCAAGAACAGTTCTGTTCGGCAGATTTTG TTGTCCACGCCAAGGTGTTACCCAAAAACCACTCAGAAGACGGCGGAAAACATAAGATTCGCGTTTATGATCTTAAAATCCTAGAAATTTACAAAGGAGAAGACCTGCTCGAAAACCAGACGAAAAATGTTGAAGGCAACAGTTCTGGGAAAACCAATTTGACCGTGGAAGTTTACGTTGATAGGAAAGTGTTAAGAAGCGACGCCAAGACGGAATACCTCCTGTCAGGACTaatcaaaaatggaaaatttcacATGAACGAAGGTAGCTGGATTGAAGAATGGACCAATGTTACGCCCGCGTACAAACTAGGAATCAGCGGAATCTATGGGCAAAACTGCGAGTGTCATATTACTCCGTGCTTTGGAAGACCAGGATGCAACAGGCCCCTTAAAGGATGTGATGTTACGCCACAATGGCTGGGGTATTTTTATAGGGGCTGTGAATGGCTCCATTCTCAATGTTTGAAGAATAGAGAAAGAAACGAATGTTACTGGAGTAAAACCGCTGATTATATTGACTGCATTGACCAGCTGCCTTAG